One Thermosphaera aggregans DNA segment encodes these proteins:
- a CDS encoding AAA family ATPase — protein sequence MGIAIRSRGLRIHDLVSKSAMCLFYGVAGAGKTNILLTLTRDLCREDGPCLYISTEETLHYEKVGKQAENYANTLFAEVHELDKLLELFLQLSYMDFRILVVDSINSLYRAVAYEESSLAKFTFSLGFLRSMSVQKGFKVLASAQVRAGEDDVEASGMSLLEYYFDTVFQVGFERDKRFVKLVKPKYKVPLVNYFEINEKGAVWV from the coding sequence TTGGGGATTGCGATAAGGAGCAGGGGATTAAGGATTCACGACCTGGTTTCGAAGTCCGCTATGTGCTTGTTCTACGGGGTAGCGGGAGCCGGTAAAACCAATATCTTGCTGACCCTGACAAGGGATTTGTGCAGGGAGGACGGCCCCTGCCTCTACATTTCCACTGAGGAAACGTTGCACTACGAGAAAGTGGGTAAGCAGGCTGAAAACTATGCTAACACGTTGTTCGCAGAGGTTCACGAGCTTGACAAGCTGCTGGAACTGTTCCTACAGCTTAGCTACATGGATTTTCGAATCCTGGTCGTAGACAGCATCAACTCTCTCTACAGGGCGGTTGCATACGAGGAGTCTTCCCTAGCAAAGTTCACTTTTTCACTGGGTTTTTTAAGAAGCATGAGCGTGCAGAAGGGTTTTAAAGTATTGGCGTCAGCACAGGTTCGGGCTGGAGAGGATGATGTTGAAGCCTCCGGCATGAGCCTCTTGGAATACTATTTCGACACGGTGTTTCAAGTAGGGTTTGAAAGGGATAAAAGGTTTGTCAAACTTGTCAAGCCAAAATATAAGGTGCCCCTGGTTAATTACTTTGAAATAAATGAGAAGGGAGCAGTGTGGGTGTAG
- a CDS encoding 50S ribosomal protein L44e produces MRIPKVITTYCPKCRTHTDHSVAIYKHGKRRSLAEGERRYARKKKGYGSKRKPEQKRFAKVTKKTVLKLKCTKCGYTFHTEGIRLKKAELVEVGK; encoded by the coding sequence ATGAGGATACCGAAGGTAATAACGACATACTGCCCCAAGTGCAGGACACACACCGACCACTCAGTAGCGATCTACAAGCACGGTAAGAGAAGGAGCCTTGCCGAGGGAGAGAGAAGGTATGCTAGGAAGAAGAAAGGCTACGGCTCAAAAAGGAAGCCTGAGCAGAAGCGTTTCGCCAAGGTAACTAAGAAGACCGTGTTAAAGCTTAAATGCACCAAGTGCGGATATACCTTCCACACCGAGGGTATAAGGTTGAAGAAGGCTGAGCTGGTAGAGGTGGGTAAGTAG
- a CDS encoding 30S ribosomal protein S27e, whose amino-acid sequence MRKRKLLIPQPRSRFYKVICKTCGAENIVFSHASFPTRCKVCGTQLVKPTGGRALVLKDKSEIVAELG is encoded by the coding sequence ATGAGGAAGAGGAAACTACTCATACCTCAGCCTCGAAGCCGCTTCTACAAGGTAATATGTAAAACCTGCGGCGCTGAAAACATTGTTTTCAGCCACGCATCTTTCCCCACGAGATGCAAGGTCTGTGGAACACAGCTTGTGAAACCCACTGGTGGAAGAGCCCTAGTGCTCAAGGATAAGTCGGAAATCGTTGCGGAACTAGGCTAA
- a CDS encoding phosphoribosyltransferase, whose translation MVSNIKYRYIGWLEIHKALSILAKRVLEEYSPDTIVSIVKGGLIPARIIGDILGIDEIGYVGVKFYKGIDKRGEKPFVTFTALPRLDYKKILIVDDVIESGRTINTVVDLLSKYNYSGLKSLAIFVKPWSPLKPDYYYEVVDKWVVFPWEICETVREGLDITPDLEDPSILDHCTPASRAERKP comes from the coding sequence ATGGTCTCCAACATTAAGTACAGGTATATTGGCTGGTTAGAGATACATAAAGCCTTGTCTATCTTGGCGAAAAGAGTTCTCGAGGAGTACAGCCCTGACACGATAGTGTCGATTGTCAAGGGAGGGCTGATACCTGCGAGAATAATTGGCGACATACTAGGTATTGATGAGATAGGCTATGTGGGCGTGAAATTCTACAAGGGGATTGACAAGAGGGGGGAGAAGCCGTTCGTGACTTTCACGGCTCTTCCCAGGCTTGACTATAAGAAAATCCTCATCGTTGACGACGTCATAGAGTCTGGGAGAACAATAAACACTGTAGTAGATTTACTGTCAAAATACAATTACTCAGGGTTGAAGTCCCTGGCCATCTTCGTCAAGCCATGGAGCCCGCTTAAGCCTGACTACTACTATGAAGTAGTTGACAAGTGGGTTGTGTTTCCATGGGAGATATGTGAAACGGTGAGGGAAGGCTTAGACATTACCCCGGATTTAGAGGATCCCTCGATACTTGACCATTGCACTCCTGCTTCAAGGGCAGAAAGAAAGCCGTGA
- a CDS encoding aldo/keto reductase, with translation MALIELKHAGLKVSRLGLGTWQFSSKLWGTSLSTMQVSLLLSTAMAHGINLIDTAEIYGNGRSERLLGEAVLRLNAREEFVVVTKIAGFRKPAFEEFLKAFKNSHKRLGFKPDIVLHHWPPRKKDEICRVVNALESLVTQGYVTAYGLSNYGLKELEEALSCTKRVEPVANQLQYSLAYRLVENELLDYMRRNNIALLAWSPLAKGALAGLTRAKTFAQRVDSVFKTASEDRELQDPLNQAAVKHGAPKSAVALAWLINKGAIPIVGTTNPARITEYAKALSISLDSEDMELLDKSSEKYVKHWGLIYRQPTPFASMPRRLQRLLVALMRGI, from the coding sequence ATGGCATTGATCGAGCTGAAGCATGCAGGGCTGAAGGTCAGCAGGCTCGGTCTTGGAACATGGCAGTTTTCATCAAAACTGTGGGGTACAAGCCTGTCCACGATGCAGGTTTCACTGCTCTTAAGCACGGCTATGGCACACGGTATAAACCTGATCGATACTGCTGAAATATATGGGAATGGGAGATCGGAGAGGCTGCTCGGCGAAGCTGTTCTCAGACTCAACGCCCGGGAAGAGTTCGTAGTGGTAACGAAAATCGCGGGATTCCGCAAACCTGCTTTCGAAGAGTTCCTGAAAGCATTTAAAAACAGCCATAAGAGGCTGGGGTTTAAACCGGATATAGTTCTCCACCACTGGCCTCCTCGGAAAAAGGATGAAATATGCCGTGTTGTCAACGCTCTTGAATCCCTTGTGACCCAGGGCTACGTTACTGCTTACGGGCTGTCAAACTACGGGTTGAAGGAGCTGGAGGAAGCGTTAAGCTGTACTAAGAGAGTAGAGCCTGTTGCCAACCAGCTACAGTACAGCCTCGCGTACAGATTGGTGGAGAACGAGCTCCTCGACTACATGAGAAGAAACAATATAGCCTTATTAGCGTGGAGCCCTCTCGCTAAAGGAGCCCTAGCCGGTTTAACAAGGGCTAAGACGTTTGCCCAGAGAGTGGACAGCGTGTTTAAAACCGCTTCAGAAGACAGGGAGCTTCAAGACCCGTTGAACCAGGCGGCTGTGAAGCACGGCGCACCTAAATCAGCCGTAGCCTTAGCATGGTTGATTAACAAGGGCGCAATACCCATTGTCGGAACCACTAATCCTGCAAGAATTACAGAGTATGCTAAGGCTTTATCAATAAGTCTTGACAGCGAAGACATGGAGTTGCTTGATAAGTCCTCTGAGAAATACGTGAAGCACTGGGGTTTAATCTATAGGCAGCCCACCCCTTTCGCGTCAATGCCCCGCAGACTCCAGAGACTGCTCGTCGCCCTGATGCGGGGAATATAG
- a CDS encoding translation initiation factor: MYSSLDESLCGGLPPELCEQLSIEQQVIKIRLDERKFGKEVTIIEGLPDDKNLLKQIAKTLKTKLATGGTFKEGRIELQGDHRHKVKQILIDEFGFQPENILILD, encoded by the coding sequence ATGTATTCGAGCCTGGACGAGTCTCTCTGCGGTGGACTTCCTCCGGAGCTGTGCGAGCAGCTATCCATAGAGCAACAGGTTATCAAGATAAGGCTTGACGAGAGGAAGTTTGGCAAGGAAGTAACAATAATAGAAGGGCTTCCAGACGATAAGAATCTTTTAAAACAAATCGCTAAAACCCTTAAGACAAAGCTAGCTACTGGCGGAACCTTCAAAGAAGGCAGGATCGAGCTTCAAGGAGATCATAGGCACAAGGTTAAACAAATATTGATTGACGAGTTTGGCTTCCAGCCTGAAAACATTTTGATACTGGACTAG
- a CDS encoding transcription initiation factor IIB has translation MEDTHVENTSVETGKESKPKPPCPHEKLVYDSEHGEYVCLETGEVVEEKIIDERPEWRAFTPEERGRRARTGGPLTTTVHDMGFATAIDYSNKDAAGRKLMGKRQELIKLRKWQARTRILTSMDRNLAQAMNELERLGDLLNLPSHVKEEAARIYREAVEKGLVRGRSIESVIAAAVYVACRELKVPRSLDEVSRHTRIGRKDIARCYRLLLRELDIKVGTTDPVDYVPRIVHALGLPGTVVKRAVELLNVAREHGVTGGKDPAGLAAAAVYVAALEVGEKRTQKEVAHVAGVTEVTVRNRYKELAKIFGLDANAV, from the coding sequence ATGGAGGATACCCATGTTGAGAATACTTCTGTAGAAACAGGCAAGGAGTCGAAGCCGAAGCCACCGTGCCCGCATGAGAAACTAGTGTACGATAGTGAGCACGGGGAGTATGTTTGCCTGGAAACAGGCGAGGTTGTTGAGGAGAAAATAATAGATGAGAGGCCGGAGTGGAGGGCCTTCACCCCGGAGGAGCGGGGTAGGAGAGCTAGGACTGGAGGACCATTAACCACTACTGTTCACGACATGGGGTTTGCAACCGCTATCGACTACTCTAACAAGGATGCTGCGGGCAGGAAGCTTATGGGTAAGAGGCAGGAGTTGATAAAGCTTAGGAAGTGGCAGGCTAGGACGAGGATACTCACAAGCATGGATAGGAATTTGGCGCAGGCAATGAACGAGCTGGAGAGACTGGGAGACTTGTTGAACCTTCCATCACACGTTAAGGAGGAAGCTGCTAGAATATACAGGGAGGCGGTTGAGAAAGGGCTTGTAAGGGGGAGAAGCATTGAGAGCGTGATAGCTGCAGCTGTTTACGTTGCGTGCAGGGAGCTGAAGGTTCCGAGATCGCTTGATGAAGTGTCAAGGCATACCCGTATAGGGAGGAAGGATATTGCAAGATGCTACAGGCTACTTCTCAGGGAGCTGGATATTAAAGTAGGCACCACCGACCCTGTCGACTACGTTCCTAGAATAGTTCACGCACTAGGGTTGCCGGGCACTGTTGTTAAGAGAGCTGTCGAGCTCTTAAACGTGGCAAGGGAGCACGGGGTCACAGGGGGCAAGGATCCCGCTGGGCTTGCGGCTGCGGCTGTTTACGTGGCAGCCCTGGAGGTTGGCGAGAAGAGGACTCAGAAAGAGGTAGCCCATGTCGCAGGAGTTACTGAGGTAACGGTGAGGAACAGGTATAAGGAGCTGGCGAAAATTTTTGGTTTAGACGCAAACGCTGTTTGA
- a CDS encoding CDP-archaeol synthase, whose translation MIEEYVYWLVKFYIPVMVANGTPVLVKGVFRIDSGRAFVDRRPLLGSNKTWEGLLIGVTYAFVASSLISIVFDNPFYIIGGLAGLFGLLGDLAGAFLKRRLGIKPGDPLPVVDQLDFVTFSTLFYLAVGFEEFAENPGYIISTFLLILLLHVAANNLAYYMGLKDRRW comes from the coding sequence ATGATAGAGGAGTATGTGTACTGGCTGGTGAAATTCTACATCCCAGTAATGGTTGCTAACGGGACTCCAGTACTTGTTAAAGGCGTGTTTCGAATAGACTCCGGTAGAGCCTTCGTCGACAGGAGACCTCTGCTCGGGTCGAACAAGACCTGGGAGGGTTTGCTCATAGGTGTTACCTATGCTTTCGTAGCGAGCTCGCTCATCTCTATTGTTTTCGACAACCCCTTCTACATTATCGGGGGGCTTGCAGGCCTCTTCGGGCTTTTAGGGGATTTAGCAGGGGCTTTCCTTAAAAGGAGGCTGGGGATCAAACCCGGCGACCCGCTCCCGGTGGTCGACCAGCTTGACTTCGTAACATTCTCCACGCTCTTCTACCTTGCAGTAGGTTTTGAGGAGTTCGCGGAAAACCCTGGCTACATTATTTCAACCTTCCTGCTCATATTGCTTCTCCATGTTGCCGCGAACAACTTGGCTTACTACATGGGTTTGAAGGATAGGAGATGGTAA
- the speB gene encoding agmatinase, which yields MGVLELLAQETISFACLPKAHSGWSLLGIPFDSTTTYKPGTRFAPDAVRSTSCNLEFYSILTGLILEDERINDIGNLVLPPGDVKEGLRIIEDAAREIRSLYPNTLPIFIGGEHLITYPIMKAFGKDVDTLVVFDAHLDLRNEYLNSRYNHATFLRRVVEELDLNVLHIGSRAYSKDELDYVRASGLRMLNILDLKDLETVSKEFKNLGRTYISLDIDVVDPAYAPGVGNPEPLGMDPFTLLRVIKKIFESGSRVMGFDLVEVNPLVDVNDVTSALAGKIILEVMAMDKSIRIAK from the coding sequence ATGGGAGTGTTAGAGCTGCTGGCACAGGAAACCATTAGCTTCGCATGCCTTCCAAAGGCTCATTCAGGGTGGAGCCTGCTAGGAATTCCTTTCGACTCTACCACTACCTATAAGCCGGGAACCCGTTTCGCGCCCGATGCTGTGAGGTCTACATCCTGCAACCTTGAATTCTACAGCATCTTAACAGGGCTGATCCTTGAGGATGAGAGGATCAATGATATTGGAAACCTGGTTCTTCCACCAGGAGACGTTAAAGAGGGTTTGAGAATAATCGAGGATGCTGCGAGAGAGATTCGAAGCCTTTACCCGAATACCCTCCCAATATTCATAGGGGGAGAACACCTTATCACATACCCTATAATGAAAGCGTTCGGCAAAGACGTTGACACGCTAGTGGTTTTCGACGCCCACCTGGATCTTAGGAACGAGTATTTAAACTCGAGATACAACCATGCAACCTTCCTAAGAAGAGTTGTTGAAGAATTGGATTTAAACGTACTGCACATCGGGTCGAGAGCTTATAGTAAGGATGAGCTCGACTATGTAAGAGCTTCCGGGTTGAGAATGCTAAACATCCTGGACTTGAAGGATCTGGAAACGGTGAGTAAGGAGTTTAAAAACCTTGGCCGAACCTATATCAGCCTGGACATCGATGTTGTAGACCCAGCCTACGCTCCAGGGGTTGGAAACCCTGAGCCGCTAGGCATGGACCCCTTCACACTTCTACGAGTTATCAAGAAAATATTCGAGTCCGGAAGCAGGGTGATGGGCTTCGACCTGGTCGAGGTTAACCCGTTAGTGGACGTTAACGATGTTACAAGCGCGCTGGCCGGGAAAATCATCCTAGAAGTAATGGCGATGGATAAATCTATTAGAATTGCTAAATAG
- the alaXM gene encoding alanyl-tRNA editing protein AlaXM, protein MTELVYQHDSYLRELEATVLKTLPNKLILDKTIFHPKSGGVDNDTGWVVLKGLEIPVVNVYYDKDSGLLIHELEKGVDAPVGVKVWLKLNWNRRYRLMRLHTAAHILSAIMYRDYNALITGGNISEEYGYDDYSMEVFDREAFLKAVEKANEIVKQALEVRIYWLPREDALKIPGVVKLAAKMPPSVDRLRIVEIPGVDVQADGGPHVRNTLEIGEIVLLRIENKGKNKKRIYFTVQP, encoded by the coding sequence TTGACGGAACTGGTTTACCAGCATGATTCTTATCTGAGAGAGTTGGAGGCCACAGTCCTCAAGACTCTTCCAAACAAGCTCATCCTGGATAAGACAATCTTTCATCCCAAGAGCGGTGGTGTTGATAATGACACGGGATGGGTTGTTCTCAAAGGGCTTGAAATCCCAGTGGTAAACGTATATTATGACAAGGATTCAGGATTATTGATCCACGAGCTTGAAAAAGGAGTGGATGCTCCCGTAGGAGTCAAGGTGTGGTTGAAGCTTAACTGGAATAGGCGATACAGGTTGATGAGGCTTCACACAGCTGCACACATATTATCGGCTATAATGTACAGAGACTACAACGCCCTTATAACCGGCGGAAACATCTCCGAGGAATACGGGTACGATGACTACAGCATGGAGGTTTTTGACAGAGAAGCATTCCTAAAGGCTGTTGAAAAAGCGAACGAGATTGTTAAACAGGCTCTGGAGGTAAGAATCTACTGGCTACCACGAGAGGATGCGCTGAAGATACCTGGCGTGGTGAAGCTGGCTGCTAAAATGCCGCCCTCCGTGGATAGGCTTAGAATAGTTGAGATACCTGGGGTTGACGTGCAGGCAGATGGCGGTCCTCACGTGAGGAATACGTTGGAGATAGGTGAGATCGTTCTCCTAAGGATTGAGAACAAGGGGAAGAATAAGAAGAGGATTTACTTCACCGTGCAACCCTAG
- a CDS encoding DNA-directed RNA polymerase subunit P, producing MVKYRCGRCGHVFDPEEMKVFGRGKVKCPRCTYEIVYKLAKPYRLVKAI from the coding sequence ATGGTAAAATACAGATGTGGTAGATGCGGCCACGTGTTCGACCCGGAGGAGATGAAGGTTTTCGGCAGAGGCAAGGTCAAGTGTCCCAGGTGCACCTACGAGATAGTTTATAAATTGGCTAAGCCTTACAGGCTTGTCAAAGCTATTTAG
- a CDS encoding CTP synthase, with translation MTKYVFITGGVLSGLGKGITTASIGLLLKDAGYTVTAVKIDPYLNVDAGTMNPYMHGEVFVTYDGGETDLDLGHYERFLNTDLSRNNNITSGQIYFSVLEKERRGDYLGQCVQVIPHVTNEIKDRIRRIAKDSGSEIVLVEVGGTVGDIEGLPFLEAIRQLRVEEGVANTMFIHVALAPVLPSGEVKTKPVQHSIQELRRIGIQPDAIIVRSLTYLDDDARYKIALYGNVPLNAVFSSPDVDFIYKVPLILHQQGVADYVLNRLGLSKKREIRLDEWKGFIKNYEESAKPVKIALIGKYTKVRDSYISIVEALRHAAVWEKVRLVLNWYEATEIEQGMQNPEELLENDGAILLPGFGRRGSEGKIKAIKLLRESGKPVLGICFGMQLMVVEAARNVLGLTGANSTELDPATPYPVIDLLPSQRNISSMGGTLRLGDKKIVIVKNTRAWEVYNAPEVYERHRHRYGVNPRYVEVLERAGLKVSGWSEEGFAEIIELADNKVFYFGTQAHPEFKSRPLRPSPVYKYFVKQAIQGYR, from the coding sequence ATGACCAAGTATGTTTTCATAACAGGAGGCGTTCTATCAGGCCTCGGGAAAGGTATAACCACAGCCTCCATAGGCTTACTCCTGAAAGATGCTGGCTACACTGTTACCGCTGTGAAAATAGACCCCTATCTGAACGTTGACGCTGGAACAATGAATCCTTACATGCACGGCGAGGTATTCGTCACCTATGACGGTGGTGAAACAGACCTCGACCTAGGGCATTACGAGCGCTTTCTCAACACCGACTTGTCTAGAAACAACAACATAACATCTGGTCAAATATACTTCAGCGTCCTGGAGAAAGAGAGGAGAGGGGATTACCTGGGGCAGTGTGTCCAAGTTATCCCGCACGTGACTAACGAGATTAAGGATAGGATTAGAAGGATTGCGAAGGACTCGGGGTCTGAAATAGTTCTAGTCGAGGTAGGCGGCACGGTGGGAGATATTGAGGGTCTCCCATTCCTTGAAGCGATTAGGCAGCTCCGCGTCGAGGAAGGAGTGGCCAACACTATGTTCATTCACGTGGCACTAGCCCCGGTCCTTCCTAGCGGCGAGGTTAAGACGAAGCCTGTTCAACACAGTATTCAAGAACTGAGGAGAATAGGTATCCAGCCAGACGCCATAATAGTTAGATCGCTAACCTATCTCGACGATGATGCGAGGTATAAGATAGCCTTATACGGTAACGTGCCCTTGAACGCTGTGTTCAGCAGTCCCGACGTGGACTTCATCTACAAGGTTCCCTTAATCCTTCACCAGCAAGGTGTTGCAGACTATGTGTTAAACAGGCTGGGATTGTCTAAGAAGAGAGAGATCAGGCTTGATGAGTGGAAAGGGTTTATTAAAAACTATGAGGAATCAGCTAAGCCTGTGAAAATAGCCCTTATCGGAAAATACACTAAGGTTCGAGACAGCTACATCAGCATAGTGGAGGCCCTGAGACACGCTGCTGTCTGGGAAAAAGTCAGGCTAGTTCTAAACTGGTATGAGGCAACCGAGATTGAGCAGGGCATGCAAAACCCTGAGGAATTACTCGAGAATGATGGAGCCATCCTTCTCCCAGGATTTGGGAGAAGGGGGAGTGAAGGTAAGATCAAGGCTATAAAACTGCTCCGGGAGAGCGGTAAGCCAGTTCTGGGCATCTGCTTCGGCATGCAGTTAATGGTTGTGGAAGCAGCCAGGAACGTGCTAGGATTAACAGGTGCTAACAGCACCGAGCTGGACCCGGCGACTCCCTATCCTGTGATAGATTTGCTTCCAAGCCAGAGAAACATTTCAAGCATGGGGGGAACCCTTAGACTTGGTGATAAGAAGATAGTGATAGTGAAGAATACGAGGGCGTGGGAGGTTTACAACGCGCCCGAAGTCTATGAGAGGCACAGGCACAGGTACGGGGTAAACCCGAGGTATGTCGAGGTTTTGGAGAGGGCGGGGTTGAAAGTCAGTGGCTGGAGCGAGGAAGGCTTCGCCGAGATAATTGAGCTAGCGGATAACAAAGTGTTCTACTTTGGAACACAGGCACATCCTGAGTTTAAAAGCAGACCGCTCAGGCCCAGCCCCGTGTACAAATACTTCGTTAAGCAGGCGATCCAGGGTTACAGGTAA
- a CDS encoding Clp1/GlmU family protein has translation MTPELSVSKGGFLKVYGPVSILVKKGAIDVLGKVFVEKTRVIVHKTKTYIIRALEDSELDLVMGEEASVQPLEEDDPYLAKYALSQELASNPGRLIVLVGGTDSGKSSFATLLSNIVLQKGGSPAIVDGDVGQSNIGPPGFVSAGRITEPVLWVGEAKPEKLRFIGDVKPHVNIWKIINAVKELASEYFKAGSTHVIVDTDGWIRDEKGLRYKVSLISALKPDVIVVFGADISPYFRKFSAHGVRVVEFNIPATRKVRSRDERRILRSMKYREFLHEAPVVKLDFENLIINGLPILEGVPVDVASVEKYVEGKISHASLLPDKLYLAGSVRRVEEEGLKKEFGVAKIAVFEPGAERNLYAAVSNGSLDYPALIDKIDFQGRRIIIKTRFTDKISELKVSTIKLRDDFTEEFLEVFS, from the coding sequence ATGACACCCGAGCTAAGCGTTTCAAAAGGGGGCTTCTTAAAGGTTTACGGGCCTGTGAGCATACTTGTCAAGAAAGGCGCCATAGATGTTCTCGGAAAAGTATTCGTTGAAAAAACTAGGGTGATAGTTCATAAAACTAAAACCTACATAATCCGGGCCCTTGAGGATTCAGAACTGGACTTGGTGATGGGTGAAGAAGCCTCCGTGCAACCCCTCGAGGAAGACGACCCCTACCTTGCCAAGTACGCTCTCAGCCAGGAACTGGCCTCAAACCCTGGTAGACTAATAGTGCTGGTGGGCGGGACCGATAGCGGTAAATCATCTTTCGCAACCCTCTTATCAAACATTGTGTTGCAGAAGGGCGGGAGCCCCGCAATAGTTGATGGTGATGTAGGCCAGTCAAATATTGGACCACCCGGTTTCGTATCAGCTGGAAGGATTACGGAGCCCGTGCTATGGGTAGGGGAGGCTAAGCCGGAGAAGCTACGGTTCATCGGTGATGTAAAGCCTCACGTAAACATCTGGAAAATAATAAATGCTGTTAAAGAACTAGCCTCCGAATACTTCAAAGCCGGGAGCACTCACGTTATCGTGGATACTGACGGCTGGATCAGAGATGAAAAAGGGCTGAGGTACAAGGTTTCACTTATTTCAGCTCTAAAACCAGATGTTATAGTTGTTTTCGGAGCCGATATCTCCCCTTACTTCAGAAAGTTCAGCGCTCACGGTGTTAGAGTGGTAGAGTTCAATATACCTGCTACGAGGAAGGTTAGAAGCAGGGATGAGCGGAGGATTCTTAGAAGCATGAAATATAGAGAGTTTCTTCACGAGGCACCAGTAGTTAAACTCGATTTTGAAAACCTAATCATCAATGGTCTTCCCATCCTTGAAGGTGTTCCAGTAGATGTTGCAAGCGTGGAGAAATACGTTGAAGGAAAAATCTCTCACGCTTCACTTCTCCCAGATAAGCTCTACTTAGCCGGCAGTGTAAGAAGGGTTGAGGAGGAAGGGTTGAAAAAGGAGTTTGGAGTGGCTAAAATAGCTGTTTTCGAACCCGGCGCCGAGAGAAATCTCTACGCCGCCGTCTCCAACGGCAGCTTAGACTACCCTGCTTTAATCGATAAAATTGATTTCCAAGGGAGGAGGATAATTATTAAAACAAGGTTCACGGATAAGATTAGTGAGCTGAAGGTTTCAACAATAAAGCTCAGGGATGATTTCACCGAGGAGTTTTTGGAGGTGTTCTCTTGA